Proteins co-encoded in one Gossypium arboreum isolate Shixiya-1 chromosome 11, ASM2569848v2, whole genome shotgun sequence genomic window:
- the LOC108471078 gene encoding NAC transcription factor 47-like, whose translation MNMKHPQSSLPPGFRFHPTDEELILHYLKKKITSSPFPVSIIADVDIYKFDPWDLPGKAAFGEKEWYFFSPRDRKYPNGARPNRAAASGYWKATGTDKVIVTSSMADRRGEVQENIGVKKALVFYKGRPPKGMKTNWIMHEYRLADNPNSNFNNRPLKSKDSSMRLDDWVLCRIYKKSNALSSTTAIGAATSDQDLEEEEAEQFIKDALLPAAIKSPPTTNALLPQKSCSFSNLLDATDYSMLSSFLADNQCNGSGYDPTSFTFEQPLVNNYTIGNNSSSMMMQKLPQLSPSIPNMENKLKRQYSSIDEDHPSKKLNSSCSYSNSSTQSDMTHYTFLNQSLFNQSLLLSPHIQFQG comes from the exons ATGAACATGAAGCATCCACAATCAAGTTTGCCTCCAGGGTTTAGGTTCCACCCCACGGACGAGGAACTCATCCTTCATTATCTAAAGAAGAAAATCACTTCCTCTCCTTTCCCTGTTTCCATCATCGCCGACGTTGATATTTACAAGTTTGATCCCTGGGATTTACCAG GTAAAGCTGCGTTTGGTGAGAAAGAATGGTACTTTTTCAGTCCTAGAGATCGTAAGTACCCTAACGGTGCAAGGCCGAACAGGGCAGCAGCCTCCGGCTACTGGAAAGCAACCGGCACGGATAAGGTTATAGTTACCTCTTCAATGGCAGATAGAAGAGGAGAAGTGCAAGAGAATATTGGTGTGAAGAAAGCTCTGGTTTTTTACAAAGGAAGGCCTCCTAAGGGGATGAAGACCAATTGGATCATGCATGAATATCGACTTGCAGATAACCCTAATTCCAACTTCAACAATAGACCACTCAAGTCCAAAGATTCCTCCATGAGG TTAGATGATTGGGTTCTTTGCCGAATCTACAAGAAATCCAAtgctttatcttcaacaacagcAATAGGAGCAGCAACAAGTGATCAAGATCTAGAGGAAGAAGAAGCAGAACAGTTCATTAAAGATGCCCTTTTACCAGCAGCCATTAAAAGCCCTCCAACCACCAATGCCCTTCTGCCTCAGAAATCTTGTTCCTTCTCCAACCTGTTAGACGCTACGGATTACTCAATGCTCAGTAGTTTTCTGGCAGACAACCAGTGCAATGGATCCGGATATGATCCCACTTCATTCACCTTTGAGCAGCCACTAGTGAATAATTACACCATTGGAAACAACAGCAGCAGCATGATGATGCAAAAGCTTCCCCAGTTGAGCCCTTCGATTCCAAACATGGAAAACAAGCTCAAGCGCCAATACTCAAGCATTGATGAGGATCACCCATCAAAGAAACTTAACAGTTCTTGCAGTTACAGTAACAGCAGCACCCAATCTGATATGACTCACTACACCTTTCTAAACCAGTCATTGTTCAACCAGAGTTTACTCCTAAGTCCTCACATTCAGTTCCAaggataa